Below is a genomic region from Rhododendron vialii isolate Sample 1 chromosome 5a, ASM3025357v1.
AGGCCGAGAGTCCGGTTCATAGCCACCGCGTTACGGCCTCGAGAGAGGTCAAGGTTTCGTTTCAAGCTCCGTCGATAAATGCGTTCGACGTCCAACCCGAAAGGTCATCGGATGAtgatgaggaggaagaggatgaaATAGACAAAGGCGACGACAAAACGGGTTCCCAGCAACAGTTTCACAACCGCCACCGGTCGCCGAGTTTTTCCTCCGCGGCCGATAACGGTGGCGGAGAGGTACTGAGGTGCACTTCTTTCCAAATGAGGCAGACCATGTTGAGGACGAAAACCAAGTCCAGGTTGGCCGACCCACCGCAGGATCCTAGATCCGGACGGGTTCCCAGGTCGGGCCAGTTGAGATCCGGGATTCTCGGAAGGGGTTCGGCCATGTTGGGAAAACCATCAGAGGGAGACGAAGACGACGACCCGTTATTCGACGAAGATCTCCCGGAGGATTTAACCAAGTCCAACGTCAATGCGCTCACTATACTCCAATGGGTCAGTCTAGTTCTGATTGTGGCAGCTCTGATCACTACCCTTGTGATACCGGCTTGGAGGGCGAAGGAAGAGAGAGGCCTCCAATGGTGGAAATGGGAGGTCTTGATACTTGTTCTGATCTGTGGAAGATTGGTTTCTGGTTGGGGGATCAGAATCATTGTCTTCTTCATCGAGCGCAATTTCCTTTTGCGCAAGAGGGTTTTGTATTTCGTGTATGGAGTGAGGAAGCCGGTGCAGAACTGCATCTGGCTGGGCTTGGTTCTGATCGCATGGCATTACCTGTTTGATAAAAGGGTTGAGGCAGAGACCAACAACAGGTTTCTCAAACTGGTGAACAAGTTCTTGTGGTGTTTGCTTGTGGGAGCTTTGGTGTGGCTGGTGAAAACCTTGATGGTTAAGGTCCTCGCGTCTTCTTTCCACGTGAGCACGTTCTTTGATCGAATCCAGGAGTCGCTGTTCAACCAATACGTGATAGAAACGCTCTCCGGTCCGCCTCTGATTGAGATACAAACGATCAAGGAAGACGAGGAGAGGACGATGGCGGAGGTCCAGAAGCTTCAGAATGCAGGAGCAATGATGCCTCCGGATCTGAGGGCCACAGCATTTGCGAAGAGCGGGAGGGTGGTGGGGAGTACATTCCAGAAACCGCAGAAGACGTTGAGCAAGAAGTTTTCGAGAGCCCATTCGAAAAGACCTGATGAGGGGATACCAATTGACCATTTGCATAAGATGAATCCTCAGAATGTATCTGCTTGGAATATGAAGAGGCTGGTGAAAATAGTTCGGCACGGGGTACTGTCTACCCTGGATGAGCAGATATTGGATTCAACTAATGGTGATGAGTCTGCCACTCAGATTAGGAGCGAATTCGAAGCAAAAGTTGCTGCAAGGAAGATCTTCCAAAATGTTGCTAGGAGGGGGACCAAGTATGCCTTTATTTCTGCTACCATTATCATTTTCTTCTGTCGTTCATTCATCTGCTTTTCAGTCATTGAGTTCCACTACAACGCGCAAAACCTTGCCAGCCCTTGAAATATGAGCAACAAAACCTGTCCATAACGGGAGGGGACTTACTTTCAAACAGGTGTTGCATGGCTGTTTTTCTAGAATCTTTGCTACCTCGCGAGATTGAGAACAGAACAGTTAAACGTGACATCCACGCTGcaattttttccagaaaattgctggttcatttttttctttggttgaACTCAAATGAAAGAGCATAGTCCACAACTTATAAACAGCTAGACCAAACAATATTTTACAacttagtttaattttttaaagctAATATTATAAGGTCTTGTTGATTCCCTAACTGAAGTAACAAATTGGATTACATATCTGGTGAGATCACATGATCATTTACGTATAAGAAATAGAAATAGTTTATGAATAGGATTCGTAGATGCAAAATGGGATAAAAGTTCAGAAAAAAGtgtaagtttaaaaaaaaataaaaaaaactccgtatatattttgaaaaagtgaagaataatgtattgtgagagaatgatctgtctcgtaaaacgaaagataaatacttttaaaataagAACCGTAACAAAACGGGCcttaaatttaaagaaaaagtgTCTAATGGGGTTGCTCCTCATGAAATGAACTGCTGGCATGGGTGCTTAAGAATGGTTTTTCAAAGATTCTACTCTTTCTCATTGCAATTTCAATACAGATTTCATCGCGAAGTCATCATTTATTGGAGATGCTGATCATCTGATATGTTTTGATGTGGTTCTGTCGTAGTGCAGAACGTGTTCCATGAAGTATCTTGAATGATTTTTTTGCTGGCAGGTTCATCCATCTGGAAGACCTTATGCGTTTCATGCGAGAAGACGAGGCCATGAAGACCATCGCTCTCATGGGAGGTTCACATGATAGTGAAAAAATAAGCAAATCTCTCCTAAAGAACTGGGTGGTAAGAACTGGAAAACACAGTTTTCGTAACAAGGACAATTATCATCATTGTCAGTAGTCTCCACGCATCTTCTGAGTTTGTAGTCATCGCGTGAGTACTTAATCTGTTGCGTGTGATTCGTTTAGGTTAATGCTTTTAGAGAACGAAGAGCCCTAGCCCTGACACTAAACGACACAAAAACAGCAGTCAACAAGCTCCATCAGATGGTGAATGTACTAGTCAGCATCGTTATAGTGATTGCTTGCCTCCTCATACTAGGAATTGCAACCAGCAAATTTCTGCTCTTCCTCAGCTCTCAGATTGTCGTGGTGGCATTTGTTTTTGGAAACACTTGCAAGACGGTATTTGAAGCCATCGTCTTCTTGTTTGTGATGCATCCATTTGATGTAGGCGATCGGTGTGAGATTGATGGAGTTCAGGTATGAAAAATCATCTCTGTTCGGTTTCAacttttggtgtgtttttgtgcGTAGCTAATCATTCGACATAACTTTTCAGATGATTGTCGAAGAGATGAATATCTTAACTACCATTTTTCTGAGATTTGACAACCAGAAGATTAGTTACCCGAATAGTACTCTTTCTACGAAGCCTATCGGTAACTACTATCGAAGTCCAGATATGGGTGATTCGATTGAGTTCTCCGTCCACATTGCAACCCCAGCAGAGAAGATTGCTATCATGAGGCAAAGAATAACAAGGTACAAAATGACACTTTCTCGCTTCCTCCCCCTCTCCTTCCCCCTTTTAGCATTTTCTCTTAGCATAACGATTTCTGCTACCGCGAAAGGGCAAAATTTTCACTTGATGACATCGGCTGATGTgcaattacaaagatgatttTGATTTGGACAGACGATGAAGAATCACATTGAATCTCACAGAACACAAGAGAAACTAATGAAATACGTGGTTTGACAATGCGCTTAGAATGCCCACAACGGAGAGGGAAAACAAATTCGACAAAGATTACGATGTTTATATACGGTTACAGATCTTCCAATGTTTCTCTCTTTTAGAAaccaaattccaaaaaattaataagttcCTCCAAAACATGAGGCTGGGGGCGCTCTGCACAGACAGTAACTCTAGAGTACATCAGAATACAGGACACCTCACAACAAAGGACTAAATGGGTAAAACAAATGTGTGCCATGAATTGGAGCTTTTGCTCTGGTCATGTCTAAACACAGAGTCAGCCATGAGAAGCTTGTGTTGCAGACGCTTTAGGCCTCCCCAAATTTTTGGATTTCAGGGGCTCCTCCTACTTTTTTACCCCTTATAATAGTCCAACAAAAGTTCTCGTTTTTAATTTTCGCTTTAAGCCCCTGAAAAGTCACGATCAACTAACATGTGGACTTATTAAGACAATGTGAATTTCATAGAGAGAACAGGAGCATAGAACAATGCTTACAATACTGGAAGTCTGG
It encodes:
- the LOC131325581 gene encoding mechanosensitive ion channel protein 6-like — translated: MDFPSSIKKSFKSHGSYKHMRKISAAGDDDIYHEERPILSDHRHVVDHHRHPRSDMNDRREVIVKIDGCVDNDAVVGNKTWPPETHYEYRNKKDSGGEKVAGDGSGGESFYFHPGTEVDIEDPASTLVGRFLVNQREHGQELFDVDTKGIEMSEKTHNNTRKSPPQAESPVHSHRVTASREVKVSFQAPSINAFDVQPERSSDDDEEEEDEIDKGDDKTGSQQQFHNRHRSPSFSSAADNGGGEVLRCTSFQMRQTMLRTKTKSRLADPPQDPRSGRVPRSGQLRSGILGRGSAMLGKPSEGDEDDDPLFDEDLPEDLTKSNVNALTILQWVSLVLIVAALITTLVIPAWRAKEERGLQWWKWEVLILVLICGRLVSGWGIRIIVFFIERNFLLRKRVLYFVYGVRKPVQNCIWLGLVLIAWHYLFDKRVEAETNNRFLKLVNKFLWCLLVGALVWLVKTLMVKVLASSFHVSTFFDRIQESLFNQYVIETLSGPPLIEIQTIKEDEERTMAEVQKLQNAGAMMPPDLRATAFAKSGRVVGSTFQKPQKTLSKKFSRAHSKRPDEGIPIDHLHKMNPQNVSAWNMKRLVKIVRHGVLSTLDEQILDSTNGDESATQIRSEFEAKVAARKIFQNVARRGTKFIHLEDLMRFMREDEAMKTIALMGGSHDSEKISKSLLKNWVVNAFRERRALALTLNDTKTAVNKLHQMVNVLVSIVIVIACLLILGIATSKFLLFLSSQIVVVAFVFGNTCKTVFEAIVFLFVMHPFDVGDRCEIDGVQMIVEEMNILTTIFLRFDNQKISYPNSTLSTKPIGNYYRSPDMGDSIEFSVHIATPAEKIAIMRQRITSYIESKKDHWYTSPTVILMNFEELNMLKMAVWMRHKINHQDMGEKWLRRAQVVEEMVKIFRELDIEYRLFPLDINIRSMPNTPNSTRMPTTWHASNK